The proteins below come from a single Gossypium raimondii isolate GPD5lz chromosome 2, ASM2569854v1, whole genome shotgun sequence genomic window:
- the LOC105787950 gene encoding inositol-tetrakisphosphate 1-kinase 1: MSNLSSKPYQIGYALTPKKEQTFIVPSLLSHASQNGVVLTKIDPTKPLIQQGPFDCILHKLYDSDWKQNLQDFASRNPNIPIIASPESIDILRNRISMLETVSKLKINNTGVPKQITITEVTGLENLKLNFPLIAKPLDADGSETSHKLHLIFDKDGLNNLTAPFVLQEFVNHGGVVFKVYVAGKYFRCVKRKSLPDISEEKLVNLKGSLPFSQASNLAAAGGGEGCKFEKTEMPPESLVKELVEGLKEELRLNLFNFDVIRDGKNKENYLVIDINYFPGYAKMPDFESVITDFLRDVVHKDINCGDN, encoded by the coding sequence ATGTCAAATCTTTCTTCAAAACCCTACCAAATCGGCTACGCTTTAACTCCGAAAAAGGAGCAAACTTTCATCGTACCGTCCCTCCTTTCTCACGCCTCCCAGAATGGCGTTGTTTTAACCAAAATCGACCCCACCAAACCTTTGATCCAACAAGGACCCTTCGATTGCATCCTCCATAAATTGTACGACTCCGACTGGAAACAAAATCTTCAAGACTTCGCTTCCCGAAACCCTAACATCCCCATCATCGCCTCTCCAGAGTCCATCGACATCCTCCGAAACAGAATCTCAATGCTCGAAACTGTTTcgaaactaaaaataaacaacaccGGAGTCCCCAAACAAATCACCATTACCGAAGTTACGGGTTTGGAAAATTTGAAACTCAACTTTCCGTTAATCGCGAAGCCGTTAGACGCGGACGGCAGTGAGACGTCGCACAAACTGCACCTCATCTTCGACAAAGATGGGTTAAATAACTTAACGGCGCCGTTTGTTTTGCAGGAGTTCGTTAATCACGGCGGCGTCGTCTTTAAAGTCTACGTGGCCGGCAAATATTTCCGGTGCGTGAAACGGAAGTCGTTACCCGATATTTCGGAGGAGAAACTGGTAAATTTGAAAGGTTCACTGCCGTTTTCGCAGGCCTCGAATTTGGCAGCGGCAGGGGGAGGGGAAGGTTGTAAATTTGAAAAGACGGAAATGCCCCCGGAGAGTTTAGTGAAGGAGTTGGTGGAAGGGTTAAAGGAGGAattgaggttaaatttgtttaatttcgaTGTGATTAGGGATGGGAAAAACAAGGAGAATTACCTAGTCATCGATATCAATTATTTTCCGGGGTATGCCAAAATGCCGGATTTTGAGTCTGTCATTACGGATTTTTTACGTGATGTTGTGCACAAGGACATAAACTGCGGGGATAATTGA